The proteins below come from a single Lodderomyces elongisporus chromosome 3, complete sequence genomic window:
- a CDS encoding uncharacterized protein (CAZy:GH130) encodes MMLPLNINRDTPDGKNYQPPKTFPIGPFKKYKHNPILKPDPDVEWESAYLYNATAIVVDVHVIMLYRAQNKAKLSSVGLAWSIDGINFKKHKRPVITATESYEQGGGIEDPRIIRDPKSKLFVVTYTAFDLHTARLCVATSEDLFHWHKHGPIVPPYWNDIAITANGNRIIRHNWSKSGAIFNEKNKDGKYYMIWGDCQLHLAESEDLKHWKLTSDNINSNIWAKQILHRENKLIESGPAPIKMDAGKGKGKDKNQWIFIYNAATTGGEDLAKGTYTINQALVDYDDIKSGPVARVERPTLRPESANEVKGQVDQVVFCEGIVQFNGQWFLYYGQGDSELGVAIAPVN; translated from the coding sequence ATGATGCTTCCTTTGAACATAAACAGGGACACGCCAGATGGCAAGAACTACCAGCCACCAAAGACATTCCCAATTGGTCCATTTAAAAAGTACAAGCACAACCCTATATTGAAGCCCGACCCCGACGTTGAATGGGAATCCGCCTACTTGTACAATGCAACAgccattgttgttgacgTCCATGTTATTATGCTATATAGAGCACAGAACAAGGCCAAACTATCTTCTGTTGGGCTCGCATGGTCAATTGACGGTattaatttcaaaaaacacaaaagaCCAGTGATCACGGCGACCGAATCGTATGAACAAGGAGGAGGAATCGAGGACCCGCGTATCATTCGCGACCCAAAGtccaaattgtttgttgtcACATATACAGCTTTTGACTTGCACACGGCTCGCTTATGTGTTGCCACAAGCGAAGATTTATTCCACTGGCACAAACATGGTCCTATTGTTCCACCTTATTGGAACGATATAGCAATCACGGCCAATGGCAACAGAATCATCCGTCATAACTGGTCCAAGAGTGGTGCCATTTtcaatgaaaaaaacaaagatggCAAATATTACATGATTTGGGGTGATTGTCAACTTCACTTGGCCGAGTCCGAGGATTTGAAGCACTGGAAGTTGACCAGTGACAATATAAACTCCAACATTTGGGCGAAACAGATATTACATAGAGAAAATAAGCTAATTGAAAGTGGGCCAGCACCAATAAAGATGGATGCAGGCAAAGGCAAAggcaaagacaaaaaccaatggatatttatatacaatGCTGCAACTACAGGCGGCGAAGACTTGGCAAAGGGAACATACACAATAAACCAAGCGCTCGTAGATTATGACGATATCAAACTGGGGCCAGTTGCAAGAGTCGAAAGACCAACATTGAGACCCGAGCTGGCTAACGAAGTAAAGGGACAAGTTGACCAGGTGGTCTTTTGTGAAGGAATTGTTCAGTTTAACGGCCAATGGTTCTTGTACTATGGCCAAGGCGATTCCGAGTTGGGAGTTGCCATTGCTCCTGTTAATTGA